Genomic window (Allostreptomyces psammosilenae):
TCCTCTCGGCACTGGACCAGACCCTGGTGAGGGCCTCGTCCGGTGAGGAGGCGCTGAAGGCACTGCTCACCGACGACTTCGCCGTCATCCTGCTGGACGTGCAGATGCCCGGCATGGACGGGTTCGAGACGGCGGCCCACATCAAGCGGAGGGAACGCACGCGGGACATCCCGATCATCTTCCTCACGGCGATCAACCACGGTCCGCACCACACCTTCCGGGGGTACGCGGCCGGCGCCGTGGACTACATCTCCAAGCCCTTCGACCCGTGGGTGCTGCGCGCCAAGGTCAACGTCTTCGTTGAGCTGTACATGAAGAACTGTCAGCTCCGCGACCAGGCCGCCCTGCTGCGCAAGCGGCTGGAGACGGTCCTGCCCAGCAACGAGGGCGCCGAGGTGCTCGCCGAGCTCTCCAGCCGGCTGGCCGCCGTGGAGGAGCAGGCCGAGGTGCTGGGCAAGCAGGTCGCGGCCGGCTCCGACGCCAGCCTGGCCGCCGCCGACAGCCAGCTGCGCAAGCGCATCGGCGACCTGCGCGCCGTGCTGGACGCCATCGAGGGGCGGTAACCCCTTACCGTCCCGCCGTGCCCCGGAGCCCCGGAGCCACCCCGGCCTCCACGCACCCTCCGGCCCCGGCCGGCTCCCCGGGGACGGCCGGACGGCCGGCACCGGGGAGGTCCGGCTGGGGGGTTTCCGGCCGGCCGGCGGGTACGCTCTGACGCATGGCCACACGTGCGACCGGCGGCGGTGCGGGAGCCCGTGCGTCCCAGGGAGCGGGCCGCACGGGCGGCGGCTCCCCCCGTAAGCCCTCCGCCGGGAAGGCGGGCGCCGCCAAGGCCGGCGCCGGCAAGGCTCCCGCTAGGCGGTCGACGGCCGGCACGGCCCGGCCGTCGGCGCGCAAGGCCGCCGCCCCACCACCCCCCGCCCCGCTGCCGTTCCGCCTGCTGGCCGGCTTCTGGATGGGGATCGCCCACGCCATCGGCGCCGGGCTGCGGCGCATCGGCACCGGCGCGCGGGAACTGGATCCGGCGCACCGCAAGGACGGACTGGCGCTGCTGCTGCTCGGCCTCGCCCTGGTCGTCGCGGCGGCCACCTGGTCGCGGCTGGACTCCCTGGCCGGCGAGTTCGTGGTGGCCGTGGTGAACGGCGCGCTGGGCCGCCTGGGCGTGCTGGTGCCGGTGGTCCTCGGCGCCCACGCCGTCCGGCTGATGCGGCATCCGGACGAGGTGGGCGCGGGCGGCCGGATCGTGGTCGGCGTCACCGCCCTGACCATCGGCACCGCCGGACTCGTCCACCTGGCCGCCGGCGCGCCCAGTCCTTCCGACGGCGCCACCGTGATGCGCGGGGCGGCCGGATTCGCCGGCTGGGTGGCCACCGCGCCGGCCGTCAACCTGCTCGGCACCGCGCTGACCTGGCCGCTGCTGGTGCTGGTGGCCTTCTTCGGGCTGCTGGTCGTCACCGCCACCCCGGTCAACGCGATCCCCCGCCGACTGCGTGAACTCGGCGCCCGGCTCGGCGCGGCCCACGGTCACCCCGACGACGACACCCCGCTGGCGCTGCCCGCGCCGGGCGAGGGCGAGGAGGACGGCGAGGCCGCCCCGGAGGCGGCCGGCCGGACCCGCCGGGGCGGCCCGGCGCGGCCGCGCCGACGGCGGGCCCGCGACCTCACCCCGGTGGCCGACGGCCCGTCCGACGACCCGTACAGCACCGTCAACATGGCCGCCGGCGTCGCCGCGGCCGCCGCCGAGATGGACATCGCCGCGGGGCCGGGACTGGCGCCGCCTCCGCTGACCGGACGGCGGGCCGAACGCTCCCGTCCGCCGGCGGAGGACCGGCAGGCCGACCGCTCCAACGGCTCCGACCGCTCCGACCACGCGGAGGAGGAGTACCCGTACCGGGAGGCGGCGGCCGTGCCGGACGGCGCCGCCGGCGCCGCGGTCACCCCGCGCGCCGCCCGGGCCGCCGCCACCGCCCCGCGGGAGCACGGCCCCGCCCCGGTGCGCACCGAGCAGCTCCAGCTGGCCGGCGACATCTCCTACAGCCTCCCGCCGCTCAGCGCGCTGCACCGCGGCGGCCCCGGAAAGGCCCGCAGCAAGGCCAACGACGACGTCGTCGAGGCGCTGACCGGGGTCTTCGAGCAGTTCAACGTGGACGCGGCGGTCACCGGCTTCACCCGCGGGCCGACGGTCACCCGGTACGTCGTCGAGCTCGGCCCGGCCGTGAAGGTGGAGCGGATCACCGCGCTGGCCAAGAACATCGCCTACGCGGTGGCCAGCCCGGACGTCCGGATCATCAGCCCCATCCCGGGCAAGTCCGCCGTCGGCATCGAGATCCCGAACACCGACCGGGAGATGGTGCAGCTCGGTGACGTGCTCCGCTCCCCGGAGGCGGCGGCCGACCAGCACCCGCTCACCGTCGCGCTCGGCAAGGACGTCGAGGGCGGCTTCGTCACCGCCAACCTCGCCCGGATGCCGCACGTGCTGGTGGCCGGCGCCACCGGTTCCGGCAAGTCCAGCTGCATCAACTGCCTGATCACCTCCGTCCTGGTGCGGGCCACCCCGGAGCAGGTGCGGCTGGTGCTGATCGACCCCAAGCGGGTGGAGCTCACGGTCTACGAGGGCATTCCGCACCTGATCACGCCGATCATCACCAACCCCAAGAAGGCCGCCGAGGCCCTGCAGTGGGTGGTCCGCGAGATGGACCTGCGCTACGACGACCTCGCCGCCTTCGGCTTCCGGCACGTGGACGACTTCAACCGGGCGGTGCGGGCCGGCAAGGTCAGCGCCCCGCCCGGCAGCGAGCGCGAGCTCGCCCCCTACCCCTACCTGCTGGTGATCGTCGACGAGCTGGCCGACCTGATGATGGTGGCGCCGCGCGACGTCGAGGACTCCATCGTGCGCATCACCCAGCTGGCCCGTGCCGCCGGCATCCACCTGGTGCTGGCCACCCAGCGGCCCAGCGTGGACGTGGTCACCGGACTGATCAAGGCCAACGTGCCGTCCCGGCTGGCGTTCGCCACCTCCTCACTGGCCGACAGCCGGGTCATCCTGGACCAGCCGGGCGCGGAGAAGCTGATCGGCAAGGGGGACGCGCTCTTCCTGCCCATGGGGGCCGGCAAGCCGGTGCGCATGCAGGGGGCGTTCGTCACCGAGGAGGAGGTCGAACGGGTCGTCCGGCACTGCAAGGAGCAGCTCGCGCCCACCTACCGGGAGGACGTCACCGGGGGCGAGGGGAAGAAGAAGGAGATCGACGAGGAGATCGGCGACGACCTCGACCTGCTCTGCCAGGCCGCCGAGCTGGTGGTCTCCTCCCAGTTCGGCTCCACCTCGATGCTCCAGCGCAAGCTGCGGGTCGGGTTCGCCAAGGCCGGTCGGCTGATGGACCTGATGGAGTCCCGGGGCATCGTGGGCCCCAGCGAGGGCTCCAAGGCGCGCGACGTGCTGGTGAAGCCGGACGACCTCGACGGCGTCCTCGCCGCGCTCCGCGACGGCTGACCCCGGCCGGCCGATCGCGGCGGCTGACCGCGGCGGGCGGCGGCCGACCGCGGTGAGCGCACCGCCGTCGGGCGCCGCCGGGGGCCGCGGGGCGCACCGCCGTAGCACGGATCCGCCGCGGCGGCGCCGGGGGGATGACCGTCCGTGTGATCCTGCCG
Coding sequences:
- a CDS encoding response regulator, with the protein product MVHKAKILLVDDRPENLLALEAILSALDQTLVRASSGEEALKALLTDDFAVILLDVQMPGMDGFETAAHIKRRERTRDIPIIFLTAINHGPHHTFRGYAAGAVDYISKPFDPWVLRAKVNVFVELYMKNCQLRDQAALLRKRLETVLPSNEGAEVLAELSSRLAAVEEQAEVLGKQVAAGSDASLAAADSQLRKRIGDLRAVLDAIEGR
- a CDS encoding DNA translocase FtsK → MATRATGGGAGARASQGAGRTGGGSPRKPSAGKAGAAKAGAGKAPARRSTAGTARPSARKAAAPPPPAPLPFRLLAGFWMGIAHAIGAGLRRIGTGARELDPAHRKDGLALLLLGLALVVAAATWSRLDSLAGEFVVAVVNGALGRLGVLVPVVLGAHAVRLMRHPDEVGAGGRIVVGVTALTIGTAGLVHLAAGAPSPSDGATVMRGAAGFAGWVATAPAVNLLGTALTWPLLVLVAFFGLLVVTATPVNAIPRRLRELGARLGAAHGHPDDDTPLALPAPGEGEEDGEAAPEAAGRTRRGGPARPRRRRARDLTPVADGPSDDPYSTVNMAAGVAAAAAEMDIAAGPGLAPPPLTGRRAERSRPPAEDRQADRSNGSDRSDHAEEEYPYREAAAVPDGAAGAAVTPRAARAAATAPREHGPAPVRTEQLQLAGDISYSLPPLSALHRGGPGKARSKANDDVVEALTGVFEQFNVDAAVTGFTRGPTVTRYVVELGPAVKVERITALAKNIAYAVASPDVRIISPIPGKSAVGIEIPNTDREMVQLGDVLRSPEAAADQHPLTVALGKDVEGGFVTANLARMPHVLVAGATGSGKSSCINCLITSVLVRATPEQVRLVLIDPKRVELTVYEGIPHLITPIITNPKKAAEALQWVVREMDLRYDDLAAFGFRHVDDFNRAVRAGKVSAPPGSERELAPYPYLLVIVDELADLMMVAPRDVEDSIVRITQLARAAGIHLVLATQRPSVDVVTGLIKANVPSRLAFATSSLADSRVILDQPGAEKLIGKGDALFLPMGAGKPVRMQGAFVTEEEVERVVRHCKEQLAPTYREDVTGGEGKKKEIDEEIGDDLDLLCQAAELVVSSQFGSTSMLQRKLRVGFAKAGRLMDLMESRGIVGPSEGSKARDVLVKPDDLDGVLAALRDG